The Exiguobacterium acetylicum genome includes a window with the following:
- the rocF gene encoding arginase, producing MNIAYISVPYRYGQGKPGTEHGPAAVEKAGLLTTLEARGQEAVRYGEAAVLSEDAVREEDPKLKRLEGVVHTTNDLHLIVRDALSEQRFPLLVGGDHSMAIGTIAGLRQTVPRLGVIWFDAHGDLNTPETSPSGNIHGMPLAVALGEGHQRLTEVGGTNVKLQPEHLVFIGLRDVDPGEQELIDRLGIRVYDMEAIRTRGMDAIMEEAIAYLKETTDAFYLSFDMDGLDPSLVVGTGTRVANGIFLDDAKTVLQHCATAEDFIAAEFVEVNPLLEEGNGTAELANELIGDLLLAMETHRLVK from the coding sequence ATGAACATCGCGTATATCAGCGTACCGTACCGTTATGGGCAAGGAAAGCCGGGTACTGAACATGGACCTGCAGCTGTCGAAAAAGCGGGTTTACTAACGACACTCGAAGCAAGAGGACAAGAGGCAGTACGCTACGGGGAAGCGGCTGTTTTATCCGAAGATGCGGTTCGAGAAGAAGATCCGAAGCTGAAACGACTCGAAGGTGTTGTCCATACGACGAATGATCTGCATTTGATTGTTCGGGATGCGTTATCGGAGCAACGTTTTCCGTTACTCGTCGGTGGCGATCACAGCATGGCGATTGGAACGATTGCAGGTCTTCGCCAGACTGTGCCGCGTCTCGGGGTCATCTGGTTTGATGCACACGGTGATTTGAATACACCGGAAACCTCACCATCTGGTAACATCCACGGTATGCCGCTCGCTGTAGCCCTTGGGGAAGGACATCAGCGCTTAACGGAAGTCGGGGGAACAAACGTCAAATTGCAACCAGAGCATCTCGTTTTCATCGGATTACGTGACGTCGATCCAGGTGAACAAGAACTGATTGATCGTCTTGGTATTCGTGTCTATGATATGGAAGCGATCCGAACACGGGGAATGGATGCAATCATGGAAGAAGCGATTGCCTATTTGAAAGAAACGACGGATGCGTTCTATCTTAGCTTCGATATGGATGGTCTTGATCCATCACTCGTCGTTGGTACAGGAACACGTGTCGCGAATGGTATCTTCTTAGATGATGCGAAGACGGTGTTACAGCATTGCGCAACGGCAGAAGACTTTATTGCAGCTGAATTCGTTGAAGTGAATCCGTTACTTGAAGAAGGAAACGGAACAGCGGAACTTGCGAATGAGCTGATTGGCGATTTACTTTTGGCAATGGAAACGCATCGCTTAGTAAAATAA
- the sigW gene encoding RNA polymerase sigma factor SigW: MEETTLRLIERVKQGDRDAFAALVDLYKEGAFLVAFRVLRDRMEAEDATQEAFIRVFTKIDSYNAQWKFRTWLYRIVTNVSIDRLRKKKPDYSLDAEMSGTEGLTLYSQLESKDTLPEDQVVDNEQRNEVGDAIAALPEKYRVPLVLKYVEDLSLKEISEMIELPVATVKTRIHRGREALKKHFAKR, from the coding sequence GTGGAAGAAACGACACTACGCTTAATTGAGCGAGTGAAACAAGGAGACCGTGATGCATTCGCGGCACTTGTTGATCTATATAAGGAAGGTGCCTTTCTTGTGGCTTTCCGCGTCTTGCGCGATCGAATGGAAGCAGAGGATGCGACACAAGAAGCCTTCATCCGTGTATTTACGAAGATTGATTCGTATAATGCACAATGGAAGTTCCGGACTTGGTTGTACCGAATCGTCACGAACGTATCGATTGACCGATTACGGAAAAAGAAACCTGACTATTCTCTTGATGCTGAGATGTCAGGTACTGAAGGACTGACATTGTATTCACAACTCGAGAGCAAGGATACCTTGCCGGAGGACCAAGTGGTCGATAACGAGCAACGAAACGAAGTCGGGGATGCGATTGCAGCTTTACCAGAAAAATACCGTGTCCCACTCGTCCTGAAATATGTAGAAGATCTATCACTGAAAGAAATCAGTGAAATGATCGAATTACCAGTCGCTACTGTCAAAACTAGAATTCATCGTGGACGAGAAGCGCTGAAGAAGCATTTTGCTAAACGATGA
- a CDS encoding anti-sigma factor, with amino-acid sequence MSREHVHERIQDYLDQNQPPEEFERLEAELREADAMDEFEEYRLLDARLRQLPAPKLSADFTSRVLAQLPDQVEMPSAALLHQPQPSRFGGKMKQYPLLAAAAVFLLLSVGSLGGYMAQEEHDLSYTNAPGIVAQNGEVVVPKGVTVDQDLYVEGGNVRIEGKVNGDVMTVDGKAYTASAGSVTGEIKEIDQLFERVWYGIKRLFQ; translated from the coding sequence ATGTCACGAGAGCATGTACATGAACGGATCCAGGATTATTTAGATCAAAACCAACCACCTGAGGAGTTCGAGCGATTAGAAGCAGAGTTACGGGAAGCAGACGCGATGGACGAGTTCGAAGAGTATCGGCTCCTTGATGCTCGACTGCGTCAACTTCCAGCGCCCAAATTATCGGCAGATTTTACATCCCGCGTGCTGGCACAATTGCCCGACCAGGTGGAGATGCCAAGCGCTGCTTTGCTACACCAACCACAACCTTCTCGTTTTGGAGGGAAGATGAAGCAGTATCCATTGCTCGCGGCAGCGGCTGTTTTCTTACTCTTGTCGGTCGGTAGCCTTGGCGGTTATATGGCACAGGAAGAACATGACTTATCCTATACGAATGCACCAGGTATCGTCGCTCAAAATGGCGAAGTCGTCGTCCCAAAAGGCGTCACAGTCGATCAGGATCTATACGTCGAAGGTGGAAACGTCCGAATCGAAGGGAAAGTGAACGGAGATGTCATGACCGTTGACGGAAAAGCCTACACAGCGAGTGCTGGTAGTGTGACCGGAGAAATCAAGGAAATCGATCAATTATTTGAACGCGTTTGGTACGGAATCAAGCGTCTATTTCAATAA
- the cdaA gene encoding diadenylate cyclase CdaA, with protein MNYFSWQPLQFQLLKLGENVHWYDYINDVIDIAVVTFVIYRLMIIVKGTKAVQLIKGISVILISWFLSGFFGLKTLQFLLNQIITYGLLGIIIIFQPELRRGLEHLGRTSKFFSRSAISDEDEQVRIVDALVSSAQYMSKRRIGALVTIERETGLSEYVETGIPLGSQITSQLLINLFIPNTPLHDGAVIVQQGKLAAAACYLPLSESAHISKELGTRHRAAIGVSEVTDSVTLVVSEETGGVSLAINGRLYRELDEESLRTKLLETIVKVEPTNTSFLNWMGAKK; from the coding sequence GTGAATTACTTCAGCTGGCAACCACTTCAATTTCAATTGTTGAAACTGGGAGAAAACGTACATTGGTACGATTATATTAATGATGTGATTGATATCGCGGTCGTGACGTTCGTCATCTACCGTCTCATGATCATCGTCAAAGGGACGAAAGCTGTCCAGCTCATTAAAGGGATCTCGGTCATTTTGATCAGTTGGTTCCTGAGCGGTTTTTTTGGTCTAAAAACATTGCAATTCTTATTGAATCAAATCATCACCTACGGGTTACTTGGGATCATCATCATTTTCCAACCCGAACTCCGACGTGGACTCGAACACCTCGGACGAACGAGTAAATTCTTCTCGCGCAGTGCCATCAGTGACGAGGATGAACAAGTTCGAATCGTTGATGCGCTCGTATCGTCTGCTCAATACATGTCGAAGCGTCGTATCGGAGCGCTCGTGACGATTGAGCGTGAGACAGGACTAAGTGAATACGTGGAGACGGGAATTCCGCTCGGCTCACAAATTACAAGTCAACTCTTGATCAACTTATTCATTCCGAATACGCCGCTTCATGATGGTGCCGTTATCGTCCAGCAAGGCAAGTTAGCAGCAGCAGCTTGTTACTTACCGCTGTCAGAGAGTGCACATATCTCAAAAGAGCTCGGAACGCGTCACCGGGCTGCGATCGGTGTCAGTGAGGTGACGGATAGTGTCACACTCGTCGTCTCGGAAGAAACAGGTGGTGTTTCACTCGCCATCAATGGACGTCTGTATCGCGAGCTTGATGAAGAGTCGCTTCGAACGAAGTTGCTTGAAACGATTGTCAAAGTCGAACCGACGAATACTTCCTTCTTGAACTGGATGGGGGCGAAAAAATAA
- a CDS encoding CdaR family protein yields MFEKWFNERWFLRIVAIALAVMLYLMVAGSNPTGKSDAASLLPIAGQGSTKFDVPVTVQYDESQWVAYNIPDSMEVTVKGPSSSLTMLRLVQDFGLSIDLDGLDPGYHRVRVTATGFGKDVEVTPKQETIEVFLDKKITKEVPVQVALLNKNKIAEGYVAGEAQPNQQTVEVTGGAEKLQAISAIQVPIDVTGRAETFKETFNAKATDTNGNTINATYQPEQLEITVPIYKESKTVPINVKTKDNVKKGYTVVKIVPVTTEARLYGTKEELERIGSVDTEAVSLKGLTKTTEKTVKLVEPENATAMEPTRVTVNIVVEKENAKSTTETVEDRAEKTIPGVTVTLNGFDEAKYTIDYNQTIDVVVRGKESDLASIDATDVKAVIDVTGLKEGTHGLPISYQTSKAFDVLRPDNMDVTLKAVPRTSVPTN; encoded by the coding sequence ATGTTCGAAAAGTGGTTCAATGAACGCTGGTTTTTACGAATCGTCGCTATCGCTTTAGCTGTCATGTTGTATTTGATGGTTGCAGGTTCGAATCCAACAGGAAAAAGTGATGCGGCAAGCCTTTTGCCGATTGCAGGACAAGGTTCTACGAAATTTGACGTGCCAGTCACGGTCCAGTATGATGAATCGCAGTGGGTCGCCTATAATATTCCAGATAGCATGGAAGTGACCGTCAAAGGTCCGTCGAGTAGCTTGACGATGCTCCGGCTCGTTCAGGATTTTGGATTGTCGATTGACCTTGATGGGCTTGATCCTGGCTATCATCGTGTCCGAGTCACGGCAACAGGCTTCGGTAAAGATGTTGAAGTGACACCGAAACAAGAAACAATCGAAGTCTTCCTCGATAAGAAGATTACAAAGGAAGTACCGGTACAGGTCGCTTTACTCAATAAAAACAAAATCGCTGAAGGATATGTCGCTGGAGAAGCGCAGCCGAACCAACAAACTGTTGAGGTCACAGGAGGCGCAGAGAAGTTACAGGCAATTTCAGCAATCCAAGTACCGATCGATGTGACAGGTCGGGCAGAGACGTTTAAAGAGACGTTCAACGCTAAAGCGACTGACACGAACGGGAATACAATCAATGCAACGTATCAACCGGAACAATTAGAAATCACAGTACCGATCTATAAGGAAAGTAAGACGGTACCGATCAATGTGAAGACAAAAGATAACGTCAAAAAAGGCTATACCGTCGTCAAAATCGTTCCCGTCACGACAGAGGCTCGTCTATATGGAACAAAAGAAGAATTAGAACGGATTGGTTCCGTTGATACGGAAGCGGTCTCGCTCAAAGGATTGACGAAGACGACGGAAAAAACAGTCAAACTCGTCGAACCGGAAAATGCAACGGCGATGGAACCGACACGTGTCACCGTCAATATCGTCGTCGAAAAGGAAAATGCCAAATCGACGACGGAAACCGTCGAGGATCGAGCGGAAAAAACGATTCCAGGTGTGACCGTTACATTGAATGGATTTGATGAAGCGAAATATACGATTGATTACAATCAAACGATTGATGTCGTCGTCCGTGGCAAAGAATCTGATTTAGCATCGATTGATGCGACAGATGTCAAAGCGGTCATCGACGTAACAGGTCTGAAGGAAGGAACGCATGGGTTACCGATCTCGTATCAGACATCAAAAGCCTTTGATGTCTTGCGTCCTGATAATATGGATGTCACGCTGAAAGCTGTTCCCCGGACTTCCGTTCCGACCAATTAA
- the glmM gene encoding phosphoglucosamine mutase, with amino-acid sequence MGKYFGTDGVRGVANVELTPELAYRLGRTGGYVLTKHESTRPKVLIGRDTRVSGQMLENALIAGLLSIGAEVMRLGVISTPGVAYLTKTMDATAGVMISASHNPVEDNGIKFFGSDGFKLDDATELEIEALLDEAEDTLPRPAGKELGFVHDYYEGAQKYLHMLRQTSDEDFSGIHVAIDGAHGATSSLAPRLFGDLEAEVSTIGTTPNGLNINDGVGSTHPEHLAAFVKEKSADVGLSFDGDGDRLIAVDENGDIVDGDKIMFICGKYLNEIGRLKDNTIVATVMSNLGFHKTVEEHGMTALQTAVGDRYVVEEMRKNDYTLGGEQSGHIIFMDYSTTGDGMLSGVQLLQIMKATGKKLSELAAEMPIFPQRLVNIRVSDKNGAMSGPAVQAIIAEVEAEMAGNGRILVRASGTEPLVRVMAEAPTQEACDAYVERIANVVRENYALQEN; translated from the coding sequence ATGGGTAAGTATTTTGGAACTGACGGCGTACGCGGCGTCGCAAACGTAGAATTGACACCGGAGCTTGCGTACCGTCTTGGTCGAACAGGTGGTTACGTGTTGACGAAACACGAAAGCACACGACCAAAAGTTTTAATCGGACGCGATACACGTGTCTCTGGTCAAATGCTCGAGAACGCACTGATCGCTGGTCTGTTATCAATCGGTGCAGAAGTCATGCGTCTTGGTGTCATCTCGACACCGGGTGTCGCGTATCTAACAAAAACGATGGATGCGACAGCAGGCGTTATGATCTCTGCGTCGCACAATCCAGTTGAAGATAACGGGATCAAGTTCTTCGGCTCAGACGGCTTCAAACTCGATGACGCAACAGAACTCGAAATCGAAGCATTGCTTGATGAAGCAGAAGATACATTACCACGTCCAGCCGGTAAAGAGCTTGGATTCGTTCATGACTATTATGAAGGTGCACAAAAATACCTCCATATGCTTCGTCAGACATCGGATGAAGATTTCTCAGGTATTCATGTCGCAATCGACGGTGCACACGGTGCGACGTCAAGTCTTGCACCACGTCTATTCGGTGACTTAGAAGCAGAAGTCTCGACAATCGGAACGACTCCGAACGGACTGAACATCAATGATGGCGTTGGTTCAACACATCCAGAACATCTTGCTGCTTTCGTTAAAGAAAAGAGCGCAGATGTTGGTCTATCATTTGATGGAGACGGAGACCGCTTGATTGCTGTTGATGAGAACGGTGATATCGTCGATGGCGATAAAATTATGTTCATCTGCGGTAAATATTTGAACGAAATCGGTCGTCTGAAGGATAACACAATCGTTGCGACGGTCATGAGTAACCTCGGTTTCCATAAAACTGTCGAAGAGCACGGAATGACAGCACTTCAGACAGCAGTCGGTGACCGTTACGTCGTTGAAGAGATGCGTAAGAACGACTACACGCTTGGTGGCGAACAGTCGGGTCACATCATCTTCATGGATTATTCAACGACAGGTGACGGTATGTTATCAGGCGTCCAGTTGTTGCAAATCATGAAAGCGACAGGGAAGAAGCTATCTGAACTTGCTGCTGAGATGCCGATCTTCCCACAACGTCTCGTCAACATCCGTGTCTCAGACAAAAATGGCGCAATGAGCGGTCCTGCCGTGCAAGCGATCATTGCTGAAGTCGAAGCGGAGATGGCAGGAAACGGACGGATTCTCGTTCGTGCGTCAGGTACAGAACCACTCGTTCGTGTCATGGCGGAAGCTCCGACACAAGAAGCATGTGACGCATACGTTGAGCGGATTGCGAACGTCGTTCGTGAGAACTACGCGTTACAAGAAAACTAA
- the glmS gene encoding glutamine--fructose-6-phosphate transaminase (isomerizing) encodes MCGIVGMIGQVNTKEILLKGLEKLEYRGYDSAGLAFVNDGVQVHKEVGRIAALREVVPAEADGTVGIGHTRWATHGVPSVPNAHPHQSASTRFTLVHNGVIENDEQLKSELNVDLLSDTDTEVIVQMIEKNFNETGDVAEAFRQTLRVLHGSYALALIDAENPDVLYVAKNKSPLLVGLGDGTFNVVASDAMAMLQVTDQFIELHDGEMIILTRDSVTIQDLDGNVQEREAYTAEIDASDIEKGTYAHYMLKEMDEQPAVIRNIVQKYQNEAGDITLDQSVRDLVLGRDRVYIIGCGTSYHAGLIGKQLIEQIAGIPTEVHISSEFGYNMPLLTEKPLFLFLSQSGETADSRAVLVEAKKLGHPALTITNVPGSTLSREANATLLLHAGPEIAVASTKAYTAQIAVLAVLAFDLAQAKGVAVNFDLMKELGKISSAMESVMSQKDRFQEIATEYLSESRNAFFIGRGQDAYVGMEGALKLKEISYIQAEGYAGGELKHGPIALIEDNTPVIALVTQPHVHLNNRGNVKEVVARGANACVIAAEGLELPTDAFVIPAVEPLLSPLLSVLPLQLISYYAALGRDCDVDKPRNLAKSVTVE; translated from the coding sequence ATGTGCGGAATCGTAGGTATGATCGGACAGGTCAACACGAAGGAAATTTTATTAAAAGGTCTCGAGAAGCTCGAGTACCGCGGCTATGACTCGGCAGGTCTTGCGTTCGTCAATGACGGCGTTCAAGTCCACAAAGAAGTAGGCCGGATTGCTGCGCTACGCGAAGTCGTTCCTGCTGAGGCAGACGGAACAGTCGGAATCGGACACACACGCTGGGCGACACACGGTGTCCCAAGCGTACCAAACGCGCACCCGCACCAAAGCGCGTCAACACGTTTCACACTTGTGCACAACGGCGTCATCGAGAACGATGAGCAGTTGAAATCAGAATTGAACGTCGATCTCCTCAGCGATACGGATACAGAAGTCATCGTTCAGATGATCGAAAAGAACTTCAACGAGACAGGTGACGTCGCGGAAGCATTCCGTCAAACACTTCGCGTCTTGCACGGTTCGTATGCCCTCGCATTGATCGATGCTGAAAACCCAGACGTCTTGTACGTCGCGAAAAACAAATCACCACTTCTCGTTGGTCTCGGTGACGGTACGTTCAACGTCGTCGCATCAGACGCAATGGCAATGTTACAAGTAACGGATCAATTCATCGAGTTGCATGACGGTGAGATGATCATCTTGACGCGTGATAGCGTCACGATCCAAGATCTCGATGGGAACGTCCAAGAGCGTGAAGCGTACACGGCTGAAATCGATGCATCAGACATCGAAAAAGGAACTTACGCGCACTACATGCTCAAAGAGATGGATGAGCAACCAGCGGTCATTCGTAACATCGTTCAAAAATATCAAAACGAAGCAGGCGACATTACACTCGACCAATCGGTCCGTGATCTCGTACTCGGTCGTGACCGTGTCTACATCATCGGTTGCGGAACAAGCTACCATGCTGGTTTGATCGGAAAACAGTTGATCGAACAAATCGCAGGCATCCCGACAGAAGTACACATCTCTTCTGAGTTCGGCTACAACATGCCATTGTTGACAGAGAAACCACTATTCCTCTTCCTTTCACAATCAGGTGAAACAGCGGATAGCCGTGCTGTTCTCGTCGAAGCGAAGAAACTCGGTCATCCAGCACTGACGATCACGAACGTTCCAGGATCAACATTGTCACGTGAAGCTAACGCAACATTGTTGCTCCACGCAGGTCCAGAAATCGCTGTTGCTTCAACAAAAGCGTATACAGCTCAAATCGCTGTTCTCGCTGTCCTTGCGTTTGACCTTGCTCAAGCGAAAGGGGTTGCCGTCAACTTCGATCTCATGAAGGAACTCGGTAAAATCTCAAGTGCGATGGAATCGGTCATGTCTCAAAAGGATCGTTTCCAAGAAATCGCGACAGAGTACTTGTCTGAGTCACGTAACGCGTTCTTCATCGGTCGCGGACAAGATGCGTACGTCGGGATGGAAGGTGCATTGAAACTTAAAGAGATCTCGTATATCCAAGCAGAAGGATACGCAGGTGGAGAGCTCAAGCACGGTCCGATCGCTTTGATCGAAGACAACACACCAGTCATCGCGCTCGTGACACAACCACACGTTCACCTCAACAACCGTGGGAACGTCAAGGAAGTCGTCGCACGTGGGGCAAACGCGTGTGTCATCGCAGCAGAAGGTCTTGAATTGCCAACGGATGCATTCGTCATCCCAGCAGTCGAGCCACTCTTGTCACCGCTCTTGTCAGTCTTACCACTTCAATTGATTTCATACTACGCGGCACTCGGTCGTGACTGTGACGTCGATAAGCCACGTAACTTGGCGAAGTCAGTAACGGTTGAATAA
- a CDS encoding alpha/beta hydrolase, whose product MITKSKDLYLEGSGPAVLLLHSFTGSANEMRGLARFLHAAGYTCYAPNYAGHGESPERLFETTIEDVWQSAQAGLAFLHNQGHKHVYLVGQSLGGVMALRLAEQSGCAGLVLLSTPILERTIAGLEHRVRRYTERYFQFDDRSSEWIADFVDRHFPRPEKALRALQQFILDTGIVLPKITQPVALFLGALDDAVYHASLKRIETTVPSQDQKKVLLPNSKHLLTLDRDKQHLFEEILVFLKTHPVHSLKSSTAVQ is encoded by the coding sequence TTGATTACGAAATCCAAGGATTTGTACTTAGAAGGATCTGGACCTGCTGTTTTGTTATTGCACAGCTTTACAGGTAGTGCGAATGAGATGCGCGGTCTCGCTCGTTTTTTACATGCAGCCGGGTATACCTGTTATGCACCGAATTATGCTGGGCACGGGGAATCGCCGGAGCGTTTGTTTGAGACGACGATCGAAGACGTCTGGCAGTCCGCGCAAGCCGGGCTCGCGTTTTTACATAATCAAGGGCACAAACACGTTTATCTGGTTGGGCAATCACTCGGTGGGGTGATGGCACTTCGACTGGCAGAACAGTCAGGATGTGCGGGACTCGTTTTACTCTCAACTCCGATTCTTGAGCGAACGATTGCAGGACTCGAGCACCGCGTCCGTCGTTATACGGAACGGTATTTTCAATTTGACGATCGTTCGTCGGAGTGGATTGCAGACTTTGTCGACCGTCATTTTCCGCGACCAGAAAAAGCCTTACGGGCACTGCAACAGTTCATCCTCGATACAGGAATCGTCTTACCGAAGATTACACAGCCCGTCGCTCTATTCCTTGGCGCCTTAGATGATGCCGTCTATCATGCAAGTCTCAAACGAATCGAAACAACGGTGCCAAGCCAAGATCAAAAAAAGGTCCTTCTTCCGAACAGTAAACATTTACTGACGCTCGATCGCGACAAACAGCATTTGTTTGAAGAGATTCTCGTCTTCTTGAAGACGCATCCGGTGCATTCCTTGAAATCGTCAACTGCTGTGCAGTAG
- a CDS encoding short chain dehydrogenase → MRILVVGASGTIGQAVAEQLGERHEIIRAGRSGADVQVDITSEESIRAMYEAVGTVDAVISATGGAHFGPLTDLTPSLNQIGIDSKLKGQVNLVLLGLESVRDGGSFTLTTGIMMDDPIRQGASAALANGGVKAFVHAAAIEMPRGIRINSVSPNVLIESLEKYGPFFRGFEAVPASRVATAFEKSVEGAQTGQNYEVY, encoded by the coding sequence ATGCGAATTTTAGTAGTAGGGGCAAGTGGAACGATTGGTCAGGCAGTCGCCGAACAGTTGGGTGAGCGACATGAAATCATTCGTGCTGGGCGAAGCGGAGCAGATGTGCAAGTCGACATCACATCAGAGGAAAGTATTCGGGCGATGTATGAAGCAGTCGGTACTGTTGATGCCGTTATCAGTGCTACAGGTGGCGCTCATTTTGGTCCATTGACGGACTTAACACCGTCTCTTAATCAAATCGGGATCGACAGTAAACTAAAGGGTCAAGTCAATCTCGTCTTGCTTGGTTTGGAGTCGGTACGAGATGGGGGAAGTTTTACATTGACGACTGGCATCATGATGGACGATCCGATTCGCCAAGGCGCATCCGCGGCGCTTGCGAACGGTGGGGTCAAAGCGTTCGTTCATGCAGCGGCGATCGAGATGCCACGGGGTATTCGAATCAACAGCGTTAGTCCGAACGTACTGATCGAATCGCTCGAAAAGTACGGACCATTCTTCCGCGGGTTTGAAGCTGTTCCAGCGTCACGTGTCGCAACAGCATTCGAAAAGAGTGTCGAAGGGGCACAGACGGGGCAAAACTACGAAGTCTATTAA
- a CDS encoding isochorismatase family protein, whose translation MKQAVLVIDFQQELVDGNTEERPVYLKEQVAHVIEAVVLEADERNVPVIFIRDLDVAGGAGAGFAVHDSIPVPASSVTFDKAATNVFHGTPLLDHLRQASIEHLIVLGCKTEHCIDTAVRSATVNGFDVTLVADGHTTNGSDVLTPEQMIAHHNQVLHGHYNVEHFAIVRPSTEDVFTPIHNDYRT comes from the coding sequence ATGAAACAAGCAGTCCTAGTGATTGATTTTCAACAGGAACTCGTCGATGGGAATACGGAAGAGCGTCCTGTATATTTAAAAGAACAAGTCGCACATGTCATCGAAGCGGTCGTACTTGAAGCAGACGAACGAAACGTCCCGGTCATCTTCATTCGGGATTTGGATGTCGCTGGAGGAGCCGGTGCTGGTTTTGCAGTCCATGACTCGATTCCGGTTCCAGCATCGAGTGTTACGTTTGATAAAGCGGCGACGAATGTGTTTCATGGTACACCTTTGCTCGACCATTTACGCCAAGCCTCGATTGAACATCTGATCGTCTTAGGCTGTAAGACGGAGCACTGCATTGATACGGCGGTGCGTAGTGCGACGGTGAATGGTTTTGATGTCACACTCGTCGCCGACGGACATACGACGAACGGCTCCGATGTATTAACGCCGGAGCAAATGATCGCACATCACAATCAAGTCTTACACGGACATTACAATGTCGAGCACTTTGCGATTGTCCGTCCGTCGACGGAAGATGTCTTCACCCCAATCCACAATGACTACCGAACATGA
- a CDS encoding GNAT family N-acetyltransferase yields MIELRKMTAPDYERYATLVQDEHVMRYITEQALTETETKQRFERILEQQQHDRLGSFLIYAEETWIGIGHMTRSQTQPFEAELGYMLLPDYWGNGYGTAIAERLLQLATEEELQVVTATIDPAHEASRRILIGLGFESTYVGPIDGLPGETLQKILGTTE; encoded by the coding sequence ATGATTGAATTACGAAAAATGACAGCGCCCGATTACGAACGATATGCGACGCTCGTCCAAGACGAACATGTCATGCGTTATATCACGGAACAGGCATTAACAGAGACAGAAACGAAACAGCGTTTTGAGCGAATCCTCGAACAACAACAGCACGATCGACTAGGGTCTTTTTTGATCTATGCCGAAGAGACATGGATTGGAATCGGGCACATGACCCGGAGTCAAACGCAACCGTTCGAAGCAGAGCTCGGTTACATGTTGCTACCGGATTACTGGGGGAACGGATACGGCACAGCGATTGCTGAGCGTCTCTTACAGTTAGCGACAGAAGAAGAGTTACAGGTCGTCACGGCGACGATTGATCCAGCACATGAAGCATCGCGTCGTATTTTGATAGGATTAGGTTTTGAATCGACTTATGTTGGACCGATTGACGGTCTACCAGGTGAAACGCTACAGAAAATATTGGGGACGACAGAATGA